From a single Populus trichocarpa isolate Nisqually-1 chromosome 17, P.trichocarpa_v4.1, whole genome shotgun sequence genomic region:
- the LOC18107349 gene encoding inositol oxygenase 2 isoform X2 produces the protein MTVIVENPVEDIELFEQKKEIHVDPDELVSDGGFTMPDSNAFGQSFRDYENAETERHQIVEQTYRLQHINQTYDYVKKMREEYSRLDKAEMSIWECCELLNDVVDESDPDLDEPQIMHLLQSAEAIRKDYPNEDWLHLTALIHDLGKILLLPQFGGLPQWSAVGDIFPVGCAFDESNVHYQFFKENPDFNNPKYNTKNGVYSEGCGLSNVLMSFGHDDYMYLVAKENGTTLPSAALFVIRYHSFYPLHSCGAYKHLMNEEDVENLKWLQIFNKYDLYSKSKVPIDVEKVKPYYLSLIDKYFPAKVKW, from the exons ATGACTGTCATTGTTGAGAATCCTGTCGAGGATATTGAGCTATTTG AACAGAAGAAGGAAATCCATGTCGACCCCGATGAGTTGGTGTCTGATGGTGGATTCACTATGCCAGATAGTAATGCATTTGGCCAATCATTTAG GGACTATGAAAATGCAGAGACTGAAAGGCACCAGATTGTTGAACAAACATACAGGCTGCAACACATTAACCAAACATATGATTAC GTCAAGAAGATGAGGGAAGAATATAGCAGACTGGACAAGGCAGAGATGAGCATATGGGAATGCTGTGAGCTTCTCAATGACGTTGTGGACGAAAGTGATCCTGACTTGGATGAGCCACAAATCATGCACTTGCTGCAGTCAGCTGAAGCAATCAGAAAAGACTATCCTAACGAAGATTGGTTGCACTTGACTGCACTTATCCATG ATCTTGGAAAAATCCTCCTACTTCCTCAATTTGGAGGATTACCTCAATGGTCTGCTGTAG GTGATATATTCCCTGTTGGCTGTGCTTTTGATGAATCCAACGTCCATTATCAG TTTTTCAAGGAAAACCCAGATTTCAACAATCCAAAATACAACACCAAGAATGGAGTTTACTCTGAAGGATGTGGACTGAGTAACGTGTTGATGTCATTTGGGCACGATGACTACATGTacttg GTTGCAAAGGAAAATGGCACGACCCTGCCTTCTGCTGCCTTGTTTGTTATCCGCTACCACTCATTTTATC CATTACACTCATGTGGAGCATACAAGCATCTGATGAACGAGGAGGATGTGGAGAACCTGAAGTGGCTTCAGATATTCAA CAAGTATGATCTCTACAGCAAGAGCAAGGTCCCAATTGATGTTGAAAAAGTTAAGCCATACTATCTTTCCCTCATCGACAAG tATTTCCCAGCAAAAGTCAAATGGTGA
- the LOC18107349 gene encoding inositol oxygenase 2 isoform X3 translates to MTVIVENPVEDIELFEEQKKEIHVDPDELVSDGGFTMPDSNAFGQSFRDYENAETERHQIVEQTYRLQHINQTYDYVKKMREEYSRLDKAEMSIWECCELLNDVVDESDPDLDEPQIMHLLQSAEAIRKDYPNEDWLHLTALIHGDIFPVGCAFDESNVHYQFFKENPDFNNPKYNTKNGVYSEGCGLSNVLMSFGHDDYMYLVAKENGTTLPSAALFVIRYHSFYPLHSCGAYKHLMNEEDVENLKWLQIFNKYDLYSKSKVPIDVEKVKPYYLSLIDKYFPAKVKW, encoded by the exons ATGACTGTCATTGTTGAGAATCCTGTCGAGGATATTGAGCTATTTG AAGAACAGAAGAAGGAAATCCATGTCGACCCCGATGAGTTGGTGTCTGATGGTGGATTCACTATGCCAGATAGTAATGCATTTGGCCAATCATTTAG GGACTATGAAAATGCAGAGACTGAAAGGCACCAGATTGTTGAACAAACATACAGGCTGCAACACATTAACCAAACATATGATTAC GTCAAGAAGATGAGGGAAGAATATAGCAGACTGGACAAGGCAGAGATGAGCATATGGGAATGCTGTGAGCTTCTCAATGACGTTGTGGACGAAAGTGATCCTGACTTGGATGAGCCACAAATCATGCACTTGCTGCAGTCAGCTGAAGCAATCAGAAAAGACTATCCTAACGAAGATTGGTTGCACTTGACTGCACTTATCCATG GTGATATATTCCCTGTTGGCTGTGCTTTTGATGAATCCAACGTCCATTATCAG TTTTTCAAGGAAAACCCAGATTTCAACAATCCAAAATACAACACCAAGAATGGAGTTTACTCTGAAGGATGTGGACTGAGTAACGTGTTGATGTCATTTGGGCACGATGACTACATGTacttg GTTGCAAAGGAAAATGGCACGACCCTGCCTTCTGCTGCCTTGTTTGTTATCCGCTACCACTCATTTTATC CATTACACTCATGTGGAGCATACAAGCATCTGATGAACGAGGAGGATGTGGAGAACCTGAAGTGGCTTCAGATATTCAA CAAGTATGATCTCTACAGCAAGAGCAAGGTCCCAATTGATGTTGAAAAAGTTAAGCCATACTATCTTTCCCTCATCGACAAG tATTTCCCAGCAAAAGTCAAATGGTGA
- the LOC18107349 gene encoding inositol oxygenase 2 isoform X1 — MTVIVENPVEDIELFEEQKKEIHVDPDELVSDGGFTMPDSNAFGQSFRDYENAETERHQIVEQTYRLQHINQTYDYVKKMREEYSRLDKAEMSIWECCELLNDVVDESDPDLDEPQIMHLLQSAEAIRKDYPNEDWLHLTALIHDLGKILLLPQFGGLPQWSAVGDIFPVGCAFDESNVHYQFFKENPDFNNPKYNTKNGVYSEGCGLSNVLMSFGHDDYMYLVAKENGTTLPSAALFVIRYHSFYPLHSCGAYKHLMNEEDVENLKWLQIFNKYDLYSKSKVPIDVEKVKPYYLSLIDKYFPAKVKW; from the exons ATGACTGTCATTGTTGAGAATCCTGTCGAGGATATTGAGCTATTTG AAGAACAGAAGAAGGAAATCCATGTCGACCCCGATGAGTTGGTGTCTGATGGTGGATTCACTATGCCAGATAGTAATGCATTTGGCCAATCATTTAG GGACTATGAAAATGCAGAGACTGAAAGGCACCAGATTGTTGAACAAACATACAGGCTGCAACACATTAACCAAACATATGATTAC GTCAAGAAGATGAGGGAAGAATATAGCAGACTGGACAAGGCAGAGATGAGCATATGGGAATGCTGTGAGCTTCTCAATGACGTTGTGGACGAAAGTGATCCTGACTTGGATGAGCCACAAATCATGCACTTGCTGCAGTCAGCTGAAGCAATCAGAAAAGACTATCCTAACGAAGATTGGTTGCACTTGACTGCACTTATCCATG ATCTTGGAAAAATCCTCCTACTTCCTCAATTTGGAGGATTACCTCAATGGTCTGCTGTAG GTGATATATTCCCTGTTGGCTGTGCTTTTGATGAATCCAACGTCCATTATCAG TTTTTCAAGGAAAACCCAGATTTCAACAATCCAAAATACAACACCAAGAATGGAGTTTACTCTGAAGGATGTGGACTGAGTAACGTGTTGATGTCATTTGGGCACGATGACTACATGTacttg GTTGCAAAGGAAAATGGCACGACCCTGCCTTCTGCTGCCTTGTTTGTTATCCGCTACCACTCATTTTATC CATTACACTCATGTGGAGCATACAAGCATCTGATGAACGAGGAGGATGTGGAGAACCTGAAGTGGCTTCAGATATTCAA CAAGTATGATCTCTACAGCAAGAGCAAGGTCCCAATTGATGTTGAAAAAGTTAAGCCATACTATCTTTCCCTCATCGACAAG tATTTCCCAGCAAAAGTCAAATGGTGA